The Entelurus aequoreus isolate RoL-2023_Sb linkage group LG04, RoL_Eaeq_v1.1, whole genome shotgun sequence nucleotide sequence attaagttaactaaagtcaaataaaataacattaaaaaaataaacaggaCCCCCAAAATATACAATTGCTCGCCATACCTGACGCacctgcaaaatatggggactttttgtgcatgttaagggtctcaaaaattaaataaagttagaatgaaattaaaataaataaaaaaaataaaagatacagaacaaaaaaataaagttaaatgaAATACTAAACAGGACCCCCAAAATACATAATTGCTCGCCATACCTGACGCACCTGCGAAATATGGGGAATTTTCATGCTTGTTAAGGACCTCAAAAATTCAATAGTTagaataaagttaaaataaaataaaagataaataaaataaaaaataagttaactaaagttaaataaaataaaaaaaactaaacgggACCCCCAAAATATAAAATTGCTCGCCATACCTGACGcgcctgcaaaatatggggaTTTTATGTGCATGTTAAGGGtctcaaaaaattaaataaagttagaataaataaaattaaaaaaagataaacaaaaaaataaagttaaatgaAATACTAAACAGGACCCCCAAAATATAAAATTGCTCGCCATACCTGATGCGCCTGCGAAATATGAGGAATTTTCATGCTTGTTAGGGAcctcaaaaatgtattaaagttaGAATATAGTTCAAATAAAAGAAAagatacagaaaaaaaaaattaagttaactaaagtcaaataaaataacattaaaaaaataaacaggaCCCCCAAAATATACAATTGCTCGCCATACCTGACGCacctgcaaaatatggggactttttgtgcatgttaagggtctcaaaaattaaataaagttagaatgaaattaaaataaataaaaaaaataaaagatacagaacaaaaaaataaagttaaatgaAATACTAAACAGGACCCCCAAAATACATAATTGCTCGCCATACCTGACGCACCTGCGAAATATGGGGAATTTTCATGCTTGTTAAGGACCTCAAAAATTCAATAGTTAGAataaagttcaaataaaataaaagataaataaaataaaaaataagttaactaaagttaaataaaataaaaaaactaaacggGACCCCCAAAATATAAAATTGCTCGCCATACCCGACGcgcctgcaaaatatggggaTTTTATGTGCATGTTAAGGGtctcaaaaaattaaataaagttagaataaagttagaataaataaaatttaaaaaagatgaacaaaaaaataaagttaaatgaAATACTAAACAGGACCCCCAAAATATAAAATTGCTCGCCATACCTGATGCACCTGCGAAATATGGGGAATTTTCATACTTGTTAGGGAcctcaaaaatgtattaaaattagaatatagttaaaataaaataaaagatacagaaaaaaaaagttaagttaactaaagttaaataaaataacattaaaaaaataaacaggaCCCCCAAAATATACAATTGCTCACCATACCTGACGCacctgcaaaatatggggactttttgtgcatgttaagggtctcaaaaattaaataaagttacaataaaattaaaataaataaaaaaataaaagatacagaacaaaaaaaagttaaatgaaATACTAAACAGGACCCCCAAAATACATAATTGCTCGCCATACCTGATGCACCTGCGAAATATGGGGAATTTTCATGCTTGTTAAGGACCTCAAAAATTCAATAGTTagaataaagttaaaataaaataaaagataaagaaaaataaaataaaaaataagttaactaaagttaaataaaatttaaaaaactaaacggGACCCCCAGAATATAAAATTGGTCGCCATACCTGACGcgcctgcaaaatatggggaATTTTCATGCTTGTTAAGGACctcaaaaattaaataaagttagaataaagttaaaataaaataaaagatcaagaaaaataaaaaaaattcagttaactaaagttaaataaaattaaaaaaaactaaacaggaCCCCCAAAATATACAATTGCTCGCCATACCTGACGcgcctgcaaaatatggggactttttGTGCATGTTAAGGGTCTCAAAAATGATTATTGATGAGAGCGTTAATGTCCCACTCACCCCTGCAGTGAACACCGCAGCATTCCCGCTCTCCAACATCTCCTCAAGCTCCTCATCTGTTGTGGCCTTTCCGGCTAAAAGAGAAAAAGGAACACATGCTCGGAGAACAGCAGCATCACTTCCACGCTTCGTAGACTTTTAGACGGGCGTCACTCACTGATCTCCAGCTGTCTCTGAATGCGTCCTTTACTCCTCTCCCTGAAGTCCACCTGGGCTTCGTTATACTTGGTCATCACCTCCACAAACTTCCTGGACAGCACCGCATGCTGGAAGACAATATATTGCACGTCATGTTGGCAGACCACAACTCTGCAGGGAGTGAAATCACTAAAGTTGCCAACCTGAGATTTACGTATCCGCATGTCAGCTGACACCCTCTCCTGTTCCTCGGACTCCAGGTTCCTCTCGATGGCTGGAGAGGGAACCCGATTATTCATTGTACATCTCTGTACTACTTCCCTCTTTGCACACATTCACTTCAACTACGATTCTCAATGCCACCAATACATTCCTCTTATAAAAATAAATCCTTACTATAATAAAAATGAACACTTACAACCATTTTTAAACTGATGCTacaatatcaaaatctcacggtaggATGCCATCATGGTATCAACCCAGCGGTACCATATTGTTGTATGAgtccaaaaacaacacaattataAGAAACATAAAGCTCAAATGTTGTAATCATATGTATAACTACAAACAAGTGTAAAATAATGTCTGCGTTAGTGTCTTTTAGgattgtatttcgatacttttctaaataaaggggaccacaaaaaatgtcattattgtctttatttgaacaaaaaatgttagtgtacatgaaacatatgtttattattgcaatttagtccttaaataaaatagtgaacatactagacaacttgtcttttagtagtaagtaaacaaacaaagactcctaattagtctgcagtaacatattgtgtcatttatacacctattattttgtacacattatgagggacaaactgtaaaaaatggattattaatctacttgttcatttactgttaatatctgcttattttctgttttaacatgttctatctacacttctgttcaaatataataatgacttattcttctcttctttgatacttgacattagttttggatgataccacatatttaggtatggatccgataccaagtagttacaggatcatacattggtcatattcaaagtcctcatgtgtccagggacgtatttactgactttatgaatataatatgaaataaaaaattgacgattaaaaatattgatgtaatcatagtagaatcgactagatacgctcctgtacttggtatcattacagtggattttaggtgtagatccacccatcgcatttgtttacattcaggggtgctgttagcggtgagctattgtatccgccAACGGTctgtaatgaagcatgtttagctattcctcgtcctccagtgataatggtacttgtaagaaacttactttgtcttattttctgttttaacatgttctatctacacttctgttcaaatgtaataatcacttattcttctcttctttgatacgttacattagttttggatgataccacacatttaggtatcaatccgataccaagaagttacaggatcatacattggtcatattcaaagtcctcatgtgtccagggacgtatttactgactttatgaatataatgtgaaataaaaaattgccgattaaaaatattgatgttatcatagtagtatcgactagatacgctcttgtacttggtatcattacagtggattttaggtgtagatccacccatcacatttgtttacattcaggggtgctagcttgctgttagcggtgagctattgtatccgccTACGGTctgtaatgaagcatgtttagctattcctcgtcctccagtgataatggtacttgtaagaaacttactttgtcttattttctgttttaacatgttctatctacacttctgttcaaatgtaataatcacttattcttctcttctttgatactttccattagttttggatgataccacacatatttaggtatggatccgataccaagtagttacaggatcatacattggtcatattcaaagtcctcatgtgtccagggacgtatttactgactttatgaatataatgtgaaataaaaaattgccgattaaaaatattgatgtaatcatagtagtatcgactagatacgctcctgtacttggtatcattacagtggattttaggtgtagatccacccatcgcatttgtttacattcaggggtgctgttagcggtgagctattgtatctgcCTACGGTCTGTAATgaagtatgtttagctattcctcgtcctccagtgataatgctacttgtaagaaacttactttgtcttattttctgttttaacatgttctatctacacttctgttaaaatgcaataatcacttattcttctcttctttgatacttgacattagttttggatgataccacacatttaggtatcgatccgataccaagtagttacgggatcatacattggtcatattcaaagtcctcatgtgtccagggacgtacttactgactttataaacataatatgaatttttggactatgaaaaatattgatgtaaccatagtagtatcgactagatacgctcctgtacttggtatcattacagtggacgtcaggtgtagatccacccatggcgtttgtttacattgtgacgccagtgagctattgaAAGCTcttacggcaggggtgtccaaagtgcggcccgggggccatttgcggcccgcagctaattgattacccagtgtttcccataaactgccaagatacctgtggtggtgggggcgtggctatgggcgtggtcaccatgacatcgagtaatttgcataatttactacaatatgattttctctaaaaaggctcaaaaaatgtatacttactatttaataataaaagttttgttttaaacgtccatccatccattttacaatataattacaacactttatgtacatatttatatacagatttgaacaataagttattcactgaaatatatttattaattgtggttcttacaaaaaatatatcttataaaatataaaagctaaaatgtctcttaaagctctgcccctttaattagtgcatactaaataatttaactttagcctactactacaaccatattatttaccagcaacataaagtgaaacagaggcagaggtgacctgccacagtcagtaacaaataaacagaaaacagtcgtggtcaaatacaaataaggcaacaagagaagtatcctacacttctcttttgtaaagtaaatctgaacagcctatatgggcatctacatcaactatatgatttgcctgagaagctggacaggacaaaaaaaataaaaataattttttttttttttttttttttttttaaatttgtggcggacgtaattctttcgtggcgggccgccacaaataaatgaatgtgtgggaaacactgtttccggcccgccacacattctggaaatgctattgcagaaatttaaaaaaaacattaaaaaaattggaatgagttgaaatctgactagaaaaagttgcaatgttgacacaaagctgccatgcaggctggtttttttcttttgtctatctttatttttctttttttgccattgctcaaaaaaaaaaaaaaaaaaaagtcaatgttataatgaattattgcaaggctccaattatttcaaataattcactttaaaatgttttatgtggaaaatattgcatatattgtgtggctgccataaaaaaaacattttttgacaaaagagcataaaacaaacaaaataatagttcaaactggacagatatatctgaagttgatctcgtaacttaagtgttgaagtaaaaaaaaaacaacctaatacaaatgtatcactttctgagtggggcaccttttggatcccaaatatattttgtgGGATTTgattgatcttttcactgtgattactcaaaaataatatagaattaaaatcaatggtgtcctgtattattgatctttttaaggctctaattacttcacatcaaacattgctttctgaatgttttggacagtggtggaaatactgcatatttcacttttattataaaaaactaagttgtcttgacagaaaaggcataaaacctttttgttttttttaactttatatcaacctgaagttgatatactgtaagcgttaaataaataaaaaataatagcttgacttatttttaaaattttaatgatttagaccctttatggtccccgggagccctaaaggtaaaaaaaaatttaaaaaatccatatattttgttatgatttcaaaatgaaaactatcaaaatggtcccccgcatgctttaatttttccaagtgcggccctcagtggagaaagtttggacacccctgtcctacggcgtgtagtgaagcatgtttggctattcctcgtcctccagtgatagtgatacttgtaaaaaacgtattttatttgttgccatggaggcgaggattattgatttagaagtagctaaaacactgtggagggacgttagccgctggctggccatgtcttaaagccgctcttcctgagggtgtttcagtgttataacttcacctttatctttactttttacaccaaaatgcgtccattcttccttttctgtctacacaccgtgtctgcttgtaagtactccgtgtgtgtgcgctgccgaacatgctcgtaaaagccacgtaaataagaccgcccacaaaacggcgcatcctgaagcgactgtcagaaagcgacttgaagatgtgtaaaacatcatctatcagtgtttcccacacattcatttatttgtttaaggggtgaCAATCTTgtttaaagttcaagatttttggagctctttgttcagtggatcagatgtttgatgaagctttgtgtctatctaccaccactactgtttcctgtttatttgtatttgaccactgttttttgtttgttacaGACTGTGGCAggtcacctctgcctctgtttcactttatgttgctggtaaataatatggttgtagtagtaggctaaagttaaattatttagtatgcactaattaaagcggcagagctttatgagacattttagcttttatattttataagatatattttttgtaagaaccgcaataaataaatatatttcagtgaataacttattgttcaaatctgtatataaatatgtacataaagtgttgtaattatattgtaaaatggatggatggatggacgtttaaaacaaaactgttattaattagtaaggatacattttttgagcttttagagaaaatcatataattgtagtaaattatgcaaattactcgatgatgtaatggtggccacgcccatagccacgcccccaccgccacaggtatcttggcagtttatgggaaacactggtctatgcaacattttgagcaaagaaccaccattacatgttatgtagaccacaaggaagtcttttactgttagaaaataatcataatgacTCCTTTAATTCGCCTTATATGTGacaaagatcgaaaatagacccgctcatcggcagcgcgccttataatcACCAGATTATATTtacaccacaaatgtaggtatcgatccaatacctacatatatatatacatatatatataatatttacaccacaaatgtaggtatcgatccaatacctacatatatatatacatatatatatatatttacaccacaaatgtaggtatcgatccaatacctacatatatatatacatatatatataatatttacaccacaaatgtaggtatcgatccaatacctacatatatatatacatatatatataatatttacaccacaaatgtaggtattgatccgatatcaagtagttccaggatcatacattggtcatatatataatataatataatatttacgctctatggtccggaaaatacgcaagttccttttttattttgGTTTCTTGGAAGGTGCAGACTTACTCTTGAGTTTGTTTCTAGCGTTGTTTGCCATCTTCTTGATGTCGTTGGTGATGGCTTCCAAGTCCTCTTGTGTTTCTAAGAGGAACACGGATACATTGtgaggaaaaaacaacaacaaaagatctTCATTCAGGTATTTGTAAGTGAACCAACAGCTGTTTTAACATCAAAAGACAATTCTCTGTTTGAATTGGCAAATATGTATTAATGCagcaatatatttattattgcagGGAGAGAAAGCAACTTACTTTGATCTGACGTGGGAGCAGACAGGATGATGGAGAAAAGCTTTTTGACCTCAGCCACATTCTCGTCTATTTTGTCAATGCTGCTCCTGATGTCCTCAATCTGTAAACACGCAGCCGTGTTACTACTGCTCGGAAACCAAGCAACTAGACCacgtgtgtcaaactcaaggcccgggggtcacatctggcccaccacatcactTTATGCGGCCCGCAAAggcccctgaccacctgagggcaccacagactgtggatgcttttaaaaaaaaggcttaaaaacccttcttttaaaaataaaagttgttttatatatatatatatatatacacatatatatatatatatacatatatatatacatatatacatatatatatacatatatatatacatatatacatatatacatacatatatacatatatacatacatatatatacatatatatatacatatatacatatatatatacatatatatatacatatatatacatatacatatatacatatacatatacatatacatatatatatacatatacatatacatatacatatacat carries:
- the stx3b gene encoding syntaxin 3b isoform X4; this encodes MKDRLEQLRATCDHDDDEVEIAMDNAAFMDEFFSQIEDIRSSIDKIDENVAEVKKLFSIILSAPTSDQKTQEDLEAITNDIKKMANNARNKLKTIERNLESEEQERVSADMRIRKSQHAVLSRKFVEVMTKYNEAQVDFRERSKGRIQRQLEITGKATTDEELEEMLESGNAAVFTAGIVDSGISKQALSEIEARHKDIVRLESSIKELHDMFVDIAMLVENQGDIVDNIEQNISKSVDHIIAAKEQTKKAVRYQSKARKKKMMITLCCTIIGIVGFSYFYSFFS
- the stx3b gene encoding syntaxin 3b isoform X3, translated to MKDRLEQLRATCDHDDDEVEIAMDNAAFMDEFFSQIEDIRSSIDKIDENVAEVKKLFSIILSAPTSDQKTQEDLEAITNDIKKMANNARNKLKTIERNLESEEQERVSADMRIRKSQHAVLSRKFVEVMTKYNEAQVDFRERSKGRIQRQLEITGKATTDEELEEMLESGNAAVFTAGIVDSGISKQALSEIEARHKDIVRLESSIKELHDMFVDIAMLVENQGDIVDNIEQNISKSVDHIIAAKEQTKKAVRYQSKARKKMITIAVVCAVLVAIVLAIVLSQTL
- the stx3b gene encoding syntaxin 3b isoform X5 — its product is MKDRLEQLRATCDHDDDEVEIAMDNAAFMDEFFSQIEDIRSSIDKIDENVAEVKKLFSIILSAPTSDQKTQEDLEAITNDIKKMANNARNKLKTIERNLESEEQERVSADMRIRKSQHAVLSRKFVEVMTKYNEAQVDFRERSKGRIQRQLEITGKATTDEELEEMLESGNAAVFTAGIVDSGISKQALSEIEARHKDIVRLESSIKELHDMFVDIAMLVENQHRVFFTFLFPVLCHLRIINCSPSWRNDRPDREQHGPVCGLRGASCSGH
- the stx3b gene encoding syntaxin 3b isoform X2 is translated as MKDRLEQLRATCDHDDDEVEIAMDNAAFMDEFFSQIEDIRSSIDKIDENVAEVKKLFSIILSAPTSDQKTQEDLEAITNDIKKMANNARNKLKTIERNLESEEQERVSADMRIRKSQHAVLSRKFVEVMTKYNEAQVDFRERSKGRIQRQLEITGKATTDEELEEMLESGNAAVFTAGIVDSGISKQALSEIEARHKDIVRLESSIKELHDMFVDIAMLVENQGGMIDRIESNMDQSVGFVERAVADTKKAAKFQQEARRKKMMITLCCTIIGIVGFSYFYSFFS